A region from the Benincasa hispida cultivar B227 chromosome 8, ASM972705v1, whole genome shotgun sequence genome encodes:
- the LOC120082953 gene encoding uncharacterized protein LOC120082953 has product MVEEEWKSLFPIGTVFKSPLLLSGSSSSVKNSIGPLVFNPVPTSLTRLFSTPSLLPSLSPPSILNLRRFLLTSSPVVPSTSSSVASLFGEQQSCGDAASTLRHNRLQFLPCPNSSSVVVFFPTGPNSDHVGFLVVSGNASGLDVQSDYDNDVFSVETELNYQIFGIAVNPALGLGFDGDSSVGIGFLLAYTMYSVEWFVVENHAIDSSHRPRVSLVNMGSKVFKTCSVVHACWNPHLFEESVVLLEDGSLFLFDMEPLLKAKNFNANANLKGIRLKVSWDGLDCSKKVKWLSCEFSWHPRILIVARSDAIFLVDLREDECSISCLLKIETFSSYSLAEKGQFLAFSKAGSDGFYFCIASSHLLLLCDIRKPMSPVLQWTHSLDDPSYVNVFSLSELRSSPGNSMYKLASESGYCIVLGSFWSCEFNIFCYGPSPPALDQSVSSRSSKYFQSLYAWERPSNFILSGRECPCSSCLLRQESLKDAIPEWVEWQQKKEIVLGFSILDNNLSLPFTGQNEYGSFTLIRLMSSGVLEAQTYQASWNSLKQIDEVHKKSLSLDDYLLYGQLVDDKYRFSRRYTYFNFDYLMGYLNDNLDKVLDSFMRKYSKDSLCERSLTLEVHEVLCEKLKACGFDRLRSTPALAVVFNDITLPSSIQEIAFKKLWASLPMELLHFAFSSYSEFLENKNAVSLEFLSVPSLNQLPPFMLRDSSSRSNKWSHKVRRTENIVGPVLPLPILLILHEFRNGCSKLEEEEAGKFSLEAEFREQYDEIRSAAGEMAASPFDPKVDDGPAVSLADDQEYVSAESQKPKNFVSYHPFAFNSHTLDNTQGNSTNHADVFDSLIFKLKGGKDASSEKSENNASGELYNDLCPVELEFNAPLVNFGPKELKAYGLLKRQLLKWEDGFDAYKEFRSKI; this is encoded by the coding sequence ATGGTTGAAGAAGAATGGAAGTCCCTTTTCCCAATTGGTACCGTTTTCAAGTCTCCCCTCTTACTCTCTGGGTCTTCTTCTTCTGTGAAAAATTCAATTGGCCCACTCGTCTTCAACCCTGTTCCAACTTCTCTCACCCGCCTCTTTTCAACGCCTTCTTTATTGCCCTCTCTTTCTCCTCCTTCAATTCTCAATCTCCGTAGATTTCTTCTCACTTCTTCCCCCGTCGTTCCCTCTACTTCTTCCTCCGTTGCTTCGCTCTTTGGCGAGCAGCAATCTTGCGGTGATGCGGCTTCCACTCTCCGTCACAATCGCCTCCAATTCCTCCCATGTCCCAATTCCAGCAGTGTCGTTGTGTTTTTTCCCACTGGCCCCAATTCTGACCATGTTGGGTTCTTGGTGGTTTCCGGAAATGCTTCGGGTTTGGACGTTCAATCTGATTATGATAATGATGTTTTTAGTGTTGAAACTGAACTGAATTATCAGATTTTTGGGATTGCTGTGAACCCTgctttgggtttgggttttgatGGTGATTCTTCTGTAGGTATTGGGTTTTTGTTGGCTTATACTATGTATTCTGTTGAATGGTTTGTTGTGGAAAATCATGCAATTGATTCAAGTCATCGCCCAAGGGTCAGTTTGGTTAATATGGGTAGCAAGGTTTTTAAGACTTGTTCTGTTGTTCACGCGTGTTGGAATCCTCATTTGTTTGAAGAAAGTGTGGTTTTATTGGAAGATGGTAGCTTGTTCTTGTTTGACATGGAGCCTCTATTGAAGGCTAAAAATTTCAATGCGAATGCTAATTTGAAAGGAATTAGGTTGAAAGTGTCATGGGATGGTTTAGATTGCTCGAAAAAAGTGAAGTGGTTGAGTTGTGAGTTTAGTTGGCATCCGAGAATCTTAATTGTTGCACGTTCTGATGCTATTTTCTTGGTTGATTTAAGAGAGGATGAATGTAGTATTTCTTGCTTATTGAAGATAGAGACGTTCTCATCATATTCTTTGGCTGAAAAGGGACAATTCCTTGCATTTTCTAAAGCAGGTTCTGATGGTTTCTATTTCTGCATTGCTTCAAGTCATCTGTTACTTCTTTGCGACATACGAAAACCGATGTCACCGGTGTTGCAATGGACTCATAGTCTCGATGACCCAAGCTATGTGAATGTTTTTAGCTTGTCTGAGTTAAGGTCTAGTCCGGGCAATAGTATGTATAAATTAGCTTCTGAGTCAGGCTATTGCATCGTACTGGGATCCTTTTGGAGTTGTGAGTTTAACATATTTTGCTATGGACCTTCTCCACCAGCTCTTGATCAATCTGTTTCTTCaagaagttcaaaatatttCCAGTCTCTTTATGCGTGGGAGCGTCCTTCGAATTTCATATTATCTGGCCGAGAGTGTCCATGCAGTAGTTGCCTTCTGAGACAAGAATCTTTGAAGGATGCAATTCCTGAATGGGTAGAGTGGCAacaaaagaaggaaatagtattGGGCTTCAGCATCTTGGATAATAATCTCTCTCTACCATTTACAGGACAAAATGAATATGGTAGTTTTACACTTATAAGGCTTATGTCATCTGGGGTGCTTGAAGCACAGACTTATCAAGCCTCCTGGAACTCATTGAAGCAGATAGATGAAGTTCATAAAAAATCATTGAGTCTTGATGATTATTTGCTATATGGGCAATTGGTTGATGATAAATATAGATTTAGCAGAAGATATACATACTTCAATTTTGACTACCTCATGGgatatttaaatgataacttaGACAAAGTTTTGGATTCTTTCATGAGGAAGTATAGCAAGGATTCTTTATGTGAGCGATCTTTGACTCTCGAAGTTCATGAAGTTTTGTGTGAGAAGTTAAAAGCTTGTGGATTTGATCGTTTGAGGTCGACTCCAGCACTTGCTGTTGTGTTCAATGACATTACTTTGCCTTCAAGTATACAGGAGATCGCTTTCAAGAAATTATGGGCAAGCTTACCCATGGAACTTTTGCATTTTGCCTTCTCTAGTTATTCTGAATTCCTTGAGAACAAGAATGCAGTATCCCTTGAATTTTTAAGTGTTCCTAGCCTAAATCAGTTGCCTCCTTTTATGTTAAGGGACTCATCAAGCCGCAGTAATAAGTGGTCGCATAAGGTGCGGCGAACTGAAAATATTGTAGGTCCAGTACTTCCTCTTCCCATTTTGCTCATACTTCACGAGTTTCGAAATGGATGTTCAaagttggaagaagaagaggctGGAAAATTTTCATTAGAAGCAGAATTTCGTGAGCAATATGATGAAATTAGGTCTGCAGCTGGTGAGATGGCTGCGTCACCTTTTGACCCAAAGGTTGATGATGGTCCTGCTGTCTCTCTTGCCGATGATCAAGAGTATGTTTCTGCTGAGTCTCAGAAGCcaaaaaattttgtttcataTCATCCATTTGCCTTCAATTCCCATACTTTAGATAACACACAAGGAAACTCGACCAATCATGCCGATGTATTTGATTcattaatattcaaattaaaaggGGGAAAGGATGCATCCAGTGAGAAGTCTGAGAATAATGCTAGTGGAGAACTCTACAATGATCTTTGCCCTGTTGAGTTGGAATTCAATGCTCCCTTGGTTAACTTCGGGCCAAAAGAATTGAAGGCATATGGTTTACTGAAAAGGCAACTGTTGAAATGGGAAGATGGGTTTGATGCATATAAGGAATTTCGTTCTAAGATTTGA